Proteins found in one Venturia canescens isolate UGA chromosome 6, ASM1945775v1, whole genome shotgun sequence genomic segment:
- the ATP8B gene encoding probable phospholipid-transporting ATPase IM isoform X3 has protein sequence MLSARSCRGKMSGKKERLQDNCSRKEKAAPTGGSSSSSSSITVQGQRFQCCSFRRRDDHEVRDESADVAGEEGGTSPIESGDGSRGAGSAAGEDSSVQKGILTSSGGTRKKKRKRRKSKNKLEQQQQPQQPHHRLHLHRHRNNNHQQQQQQQQQQHHHHHHHHHHHHHHLPASSSSHVVVNFASSCDELEPAGGECSKSRGSSSSLGGPSTTATRHTTLRESLLSVLGKLVVWKGTRYRATPTSSTSAVPNSPPATECIGRSTVFFSSKTERRIRANNREYNSQFNYANNYIKTSKYSVLTFLPLNLFEQFQRLANFYFLCLLVLQMIPAISSLTPITTAIPLIGVLMLTAVKDAYDDFQRHSSDSQVNNRRSQTLRGTNLRVEKWSQVQVGDVIRMENDQFVAADVLLLSTSEPNGLCYIETAELDGETNLKCRQCLIETAEMMDNNELVGEFDGEIVCETPNNLLNKFDGTLTWRGNRYVLDNDKIILRGCVLRNTQWCYGVVIFAGRDTKLMQNSGKTKFKRTSIDRLLNLLIIGIVFFLLSLCAFCMIGCGIWESLVGRYFQVYLPWDSLVPSEPLGGATVIALLVFFSYSIVLNTVVPISLYVSVEVIRFVQSFLINWDEEMYHAPTNTHAKARTTTLNEELGQIEYIFSDKTGTLTQNIMTFNKCSVAGKSYGDIIDDVTGEVIDLSEKVAKTIPTGGTMHWKNGQEFVHRVNSPISGANARLLEQADGMSSTTPEPNIIEGSTLHAESSTVPPLDFSFNKDYEEDFKFYDPALLEAVRKDNEDVHSFFRLLALCHTVMPEEKHGRLEYQAQSPDEAALVSAARNFGFVFRERSPNSITIDVAENREVYELLCILDFNNVRKRMSVILRRNGHLRLYCKGADNVIYERLKSDSEDIKNKTLEHLNKFAGEGLRTLCLSVRDLDESFFNDWKQRHQEAAVSTEDRDDKLDAIYEEIEKDMTLLGATAIEDKLQDGVPQSIANLGLAGIKLWVLTGDKQETAINIGYSCQLLTDDLTDVFIVDATTYDGVETQLTRFLETIKTASNHQNRPALSIVTFRWDKESSDTDYNHRDEPEEHEPELPTGFAVVINGHSLVHALHPQLELLFLEVSSQCKSVICCRVTPLQKAMVVELIKKNKEAVTLAIGDGANDVSMIKAAHIGVGISGQEGLQAVLASDYSIGQFRFLERLLLVHGRWSYYRMCKFLRYFFYKNFAFTLCHIWFAFFCGFSAQTVFDPMYISVYNLFYTSLPVLSVGIFDQDVNDKNSLLYPKLYTPGHKNLLFNKKEFCWSALHGFFASCVLFLVPYGTYKDGVSPKGYVLSDHMLLGSVVATILVIVVTVQIALDTSYWTIVNHIMVWGSVIWYFILDYFYNFIIGGSYVGSLTMAMSEATFWFTTVITCIILVIPVLSWRFFFIDVRPTLSDRVRLKQRLAQLRSRQSQDILRTPSTRRTRRSLRSGYAFAHQEGFGRLITSGKIMRKLPNGSDFKFAMPFTNNVSKQVNVATTSPKDSASRNSHSLDTINL, from the exons ATGTTGTCAGCTCGAAGCTGCAGGGGAAAAATGTcaggaaaaaaagaacgacTTCAGGATAATTGTTCGAGGAAGGAAAAAGCCGCTCCGACGGGAggctcgtcctcgtcctcttcCTCCATCACCGTCCAAGGACAACGCTTTCAATGCTGCTCCTTTCGGCGCCGGGACGACCACGAG GTGAGAGACGAGAGCGCGGACGTCGCGGGGGAGGAAGGAGGAACGAGTCCGATCGAGAGCGGAGATGGATCTCGGGGCGCGGGCTCCGCCGCCGGGGAGGATTCGAGCGTGCAAAAAGGCATATTGACGAGCTCGGGTGGGACTCGTAAGAAGAAGCGGAAACgacgaaaaagtaaaaacaaactcgagcaacagcagcagcctCAACAGCCTCATCATCGTCTCCATCTTCATCGACACCGCAACAACAATCatcagcaacagcaacagcagcagcagcagcagcatcatcatcaccaccaccaccatcatcatcatcatcaccatctTCCGGCCTCGTCTTCTAGCCACGTGGTCGTTAATTTCGCCTCATCCTGTGACGAGCTCGAGCCAGCAGGCGGCGAATGCTCCAAGTCTCGCGGCTCGAGCAGCAGTCTCGGTGGACCGAGCACCACAGCGACCAGACACACGACCCTCCGCGAGTCCCTGCTGTCCGTACTCGGGAAACTGGTCGTTTGGAAGGGCACGAGATATCGCGCGACCCCGACGAGCTCGACCTCGGCAGTCCCCAATTCACCACCCGCTACCGAGTGCATCGGGCGCAGTACCGTCTTTTTCTCCAGCA AAACGGAGAGGAGGATTCGCGCGAATAATCGCGAGTACAACTCACAATTTAATTATGCG AACAACTACATCAAGACGTCCAAGTATTCGGTTCTGACGTTCCTGCCATTGAATTTGTTTGAACAATTTCAACGGCTCGCCAACTTCTACTTCCTATGCCTACTGGTGCTTCAGATGATACCCGCGATATCCTCCCTCACCCCAATCACCACAGCAATACCTCTTATCGGGGTTCTCATGCTCACTGCCGTCAAAGATGCCTACGACGACTTT CAACGACACAGCAGCGATTCGCAAGTAAATAATAGAAGATCGCAAACTCTACGGGGGACAAATTTGAGGGTGGAAAAATGGTCTCAGGTCCAAGTGGGTGATGTAATAAGAATGGAGAACGATCAATTTGTCGCTGCCGATGTGCTGTTACTTTCAACGAGCGAACCAAATGGCCTCTGTTACATCGAGACGGCGGAACTCGATGG GGAGACGAATCTCAAGTGTCGACAGTGCTTGATCGAGACGGCCGAGATGATGGACAACAACGAACTTGTTGGGGAATTCGATGGCGAAATAGTCTGCGAAACTCCAAACAATCTTTTGAACAAGTTTGACGGGACGCTCACGTGGAGGGGTAACAG ATACGTGCTCGACAACGACAAAATAATCCTGAGGGGTTGCGTGTTGAGGAACACGCAATGGTGCTACGGCGTGGTGATCTTTGCTGGCAGAGACACGAAGCTCATGCAAAACTCGGGAAAGACGAAATTCAAGAGGACTTCGATCGACAGACTGCTTAATCTCCTCATCATCGGAATAGTATTCTTCTTGCTGTCATTGTGCGCATTCTGCATGATCGGTTGCGGAATATGGGAGAGCCTCGTCGGACGTTATTTTCAAGTGTATTTACCGTGGGACTCGCTGGTTCCGAGTGAGCCGCTCGGTGGTGCAACCGTGATAGCTCTCCTCGTTTTCTTCTCTTACTCAATCGTATTGAACACCGTCGTACCAATCAGTCTTTACGTCAGTGTCGAGGTTATTAGATTTGTACAATCCTTTCTAATCAATTGGGACGAGGAAATGTATCACGCCCCGACCAACACCCACGCTAAGGCAAGGACTACGACTCTTAACGAGGAACTTGGACAgattgaatatattttttctgacAAAACGGGAACTTTGACGCAAAATATAATGACTTTTAACAAGTGCTCGGTCGCGGGTAAAAGTTACGGAGACATAATCGACGACGTTACCGGTGAAGTCATCGATCTCAGCGAG AAAGTGGCGAAAACTATCCCGACGGGGGGGACGATGCATTGGAAAAACGGCCAGGAATTTGTGCATCGAGTTAATAGCCCGATTAGCGGTGCAAACGCGCGTCTACTGGAACAAGCGGATGGAATGTCGAGCACGACGCCGGAGCCCAACATCATCGAAGGTTCTACGCTTCACGCAGAGTCCTCA ACCGTGCCACCGCTGGATTTCTCCTTCAACAAGGATTACGAGGAAGATTTCAAATTCTACGATCCGGCGCTCCTGGAAGCAGTGAGAAAGGACAACGAGGACGTTCACAGTTTCTTTCGTCTGTTGGCTCTCTGTCATACGGTAATGCCCGAAGAGAAACATGGGAGACTCGAGTATCAGGCACAATCGCCCGACGAAGCGGCCCTCGTCTCAGCAGCGAGAAACTTTGGCTTCGTATTTCGTGAACGCTCGCCAAACAGCATAACGATCGACGTTGCCGAAAATCGTGAGGTTTACGAATTGTTGTGTATCCTCGATTTCAATAACGTGAGAAAACGAATGTCCGTAATATTGCGTAGAAATGGGCATTTGCGACTCTATTGCAAAGGCGCTGATAACGTTATTTACGAGAGACTGAAGAGCGACAGCGAGGATATTAAGAACAAGACGCTCGAGCATCTTAATAAATTTGCGGGAGAAGGACTCCGGACCCTTTGTCTTTCCGTACGCGATCTCGATGAGAGCTTTTTTAATGACTGGAAACAAAGGCATCAGGAAGCCGCAGTTAGCACAGAGGATCGCGACGACAAACTCGACGCGATATACGAGGAAATCGAAAAAGACATGACGCTTCTCGGTGCGACTGCTATAGAGGATAAATTGCAGGACGGTGTGCCTCAGTCCATTGCTAATTTGGGTCTCGCTGGTATCAAACTTTGGGTTCTTACCGGTGACAAACAGG AAACGGCTATAAACATTGGCTACTCTTGCCAACTGCTCACCGATGATCTCACGGATGTATTTATCGTCGACGCGACGACTTACGATGGTGTAGAGACCCAGTTGACACGGTTTCTCGAAACAATAAAGACGGCCTCGAATCATCAAAACAGGCCGGCTCTCTCCATCGTCACATTCAGGTGGGACAAGGAAAG CAGCGATACAGACTACAACCACAGGGATGAGCCTGAAGAACACGAACCAGAATTGCCGACCGGATTTGCCGTCGTTATCAACGGACATTCTCTCGTCCACGCGCTCCATCCACAGCTTGAATTGCTCTTTCTCGAAGTCTCCAGCCAAT GCAAATCAGTAATATGCTGCCGCGTAACGCCGCTTCAAAAGGCAATGGTCGTCGAATTGATTAAAAAGAACAAAGAAGCAGTAACACTAGCTATCGGGGATGGTGCGAACGACGTCTCGATGATAAAAGCGGCCCACATCGGCGTCGGGATCAGCGGTCAAGAGGGCCTCCAAGCTGTCTTGGCTTCGGACTATTCGATAGGACAATTTAGATTTTTAGAGAGACTGCTGCTCGTCCACGGCCGATGGTCGTATTATAGAATGTGTAAATTTCTTAGGTACTTTTTTTACAAGAACTTTGCCTTCACCCTGTGTCACATCTGGTTTGCCTTCTTTTGTGGATTCAGCGCACAG ACCGTATTCGATCCAATGTACATTTCTGTCTATAATCTGTTTTACACGTCACTGCCAGTCTTGTCCGTCGGTATATTCGATCAGGACGTCAATGACAAAAACAGTTTATTGTATCCGAAGCTGTACACACCGGGACATAAAAATTTGCTCTTCAATAAGAAGGAATTTTGTTGGAGCGCTCTGCATGGATTTTTTGCCAGTTGTGTCCTTTTTTTGGTACCTTACG gAACTTACAAGGACGGAGTGTCGCCCAAGGGCTATGTACTTTCCGATCACATGTTGCTGGGCAGCGTGGTAGCTACTATATTAGTCATAGTCGTTACGGTTCAAATAGCTCTGGACACATCCTATTGGACGATTGTCAATCATATTATGGTGTGGGGCTCGGTCATATGGTATTTCATTCTAGATTATTTCTACAATTTCATCATAGGCGGGAGTTACGTCGGTAGTCTTACAATG GCAATGTCCGAAGCGACTTTCTGGTTCACAACGGTAATAACGTGTATAATACTTGTGATACCAGTCCTCTCGTGGAGATTCTTCTTCATAGACGTAAGGCCAACGTTGTCAGACAGAGTTCGTCTCAAGCAGAGACTCGCGCAATTGCGTTCTCGACAGAGTCAGGATATACTGCGTACACCTTCGACAAGGCGTACCCGAAGATCCCTACGTTCAGGTTACGCGTTTGCCCATCAAGAAGGTTTCGGAAGGCTCATAACTTCTGGAAAAATAATGCGGAAATTGCCGAACGGCTCGGACTTCAAGTTCGCGATGCCATTCACGAACAACGTCTCGAAGCAAGTGAATGTCGCGACAACTTCGCCCAAGGACAGTGCCTCGCGCAACTCTCACAGCTTGGACACTATTAATCTGTGA
- the ATP8B gene encoding probable phospholipid-transporting ATPase IM isoform X6, translated as MSVEVDTLELEVFEKVRDESADVAGEEGGTSPIESGDGSRGAGSAAGEDSSVQKGILTSSGGTRKKKRKRRKSKNKLEQQQQPQQPHHRLHLHRHRNNNHQQQQQQQQQQHHHHHHHHHHHHHHLPASSSSHVVVNFASSCDELEPAGGECSKSRGSSSSLGGPSTTATRHTTLRESLLSVLGKLVVWKGTRYRATPTSSTSAVPNSPPATECIGRSTVFFSSKTERRIRANNREYNSQFNYANNYIKTSKYSVLTFLPLNLFEQFQRLANFYFLCLLVLQMIPAISSLTPITTAIPLIGVLMLTAVKDAYDDFQRHSSDSQVNNRRSQTLRGTNLRVEKWSQVQVGDVIRMENDQFVAADVLLLSTSEPNGLCYIETAELDGETNLKCRQCLIETAEMMDNNELVGEFDGEIVCETPNNLLNKFDGTLTWRGNRYVLDNDKIILRGCVLRNTQWCYGVVIFAGRDTKLMQNSGKTKFKRTSIDRLLNLLIIGIVFFLLSLCAFCMIGCGIWESLVGRYFQVYLPWDSLVPSEPLGGATVIALLVFFSYSIVLNTVVPISLYVSVEVIRFVQSFLINWDEEMYHAPTNTHAKARTTTLNEELGQIEYIFSDKTGTLTQNIMTFNKCSVAGKSYGDIIDDVTGEVIDLSEKVAKTIPTGGTMHWKNGQEFVHRVNSPISGANARLLEQADGMSSTTPEPNIIEGSTLHAESSTVPPLDFSFNKDYEEDFKFYDPALLEAVRKDNEDVHSFFRLLALCHTVMPEEKHGRLEYQAQSPDEAALVSAARNFGFVFRERSPNSITIDVAENREVYELLCILDFNNVRKRMSVILRRNGHLRLYCKGADNVIYERLKSDSEDIKNKTLEHLNKFAGEGLRTLCLSVRDLDESFFNDWKQRHQEAAVSTEDRDDKLDAIYEEIEKDMTLLGATAIEDKLQDGVPQSIANLGLAGIKLWVLTGDKQETAINIGYSCQLLTDDLTDVFIVDATTYDGVETQLTRFLETIKTASNHQNRPALSIVTFRWDKESSDTDYNHRDEPEEHEPELPTGFAVVINGHSLVHALHPQLELLFLEVSSQCKSVICCRVTPLQKAMVVELIKKNKEAVTLAIGDGANDVSMIKAAHIGVGISGQEGLQAVLASDYSIGQFRFLERLLLVHGRWSYYRMCKFLRYFFYKNFAFTLCHIWFAFFCGFSAQTVFDPMYISVYNLFYTSLPVLSVGIFDQDVNDKNSLLYPKLYTPGHKNLLFNKKEFCWSALHGFFASCVLFLVPYGTYKDGVSPKGYVLSDHMLLGSVVATILVIVVTVQIALDTSYWTIVNHIMVWGSVIWYFILDYFYNFIIGGSYVGSLTMAMSEATFWFTTVITCIILVIPVLSWRFFFIDVRPTLSDRVRLKQRLAQLRSRQSQDILRTPSTRRTRRSLRSGYAFAHQEGFGRLITSGKIMRKLPNGSDFKFAMPFTNNVSKQVNVATTSPKDSASRNSHSLDTINL; from the exons ATGAGCGTCGAGGTGGACACGCTGGAACTCGAGGTCTTCGAG AAGGTGAGAGACGAGAGCGCGGACGTCGCGGGGGAGGAAGGAGGAACGAGTCCGATCGAGAGCGGAGATGGATCTCGGGGCGCGGGCTCCGCCGCCGGGGAGGATTCGAGCGTGCAAAAAGGCATATTGACGAGCTCGGGTGGGACTCGTAAGAAGAAGCGGAAACgacgaaaaagtaaaaacaaactcgagcaacagcagcagcctCAACAGCCTCATCATCGTCTCCATCTTCATCGACACCGCAACAACAATCatcagcaacagcaacagcagcagcagcagcagcatcatcatcaccaccaccaccatcatcatcatcatcaccatctTCCGGCCTCGTCTTCTAGCCACGTGGTCGTTAATTTCGCCTCATCCTGTGACGAGCTCGAGCCAGCAGGCGGCGAATGCTCCAAGTCTCGCGGCTCGAGCAGCAGTCTCGGTGGACCGAGCACCACAGCGACCAGACACACGACCCTCCGCGAGTCCCTGCTGTCCGTACTCGGGAAACTGGTCGTTTGGAAGGGCACGAGATATCGCGCGACCCCGACGAGCTCGACCTCGGCAGTCCCCAATTCACCACCCGCTACCGAGTGCATCGGGCGCAGTACCGTCTTTTTCTCCAGCA AAACGGAGAGGAGGATTCGCGCGAATAATCGCGAGTACAACTCACAATTTAATTATGCG AACAACTACATCAAGACGTCCAAGTATTCGGTTCTGACGTTCCTGCCATTGAATTTGTTTGAACAATTTCAACGGCTCGCCAACTTCTACTTCCTATGCCTACTGGTGCTTCAGATGATACCCGCGATATCCTCCCTCACCCCAATCACCACAGCAATACCTCTTATCGGGGTTCTCATGCTCACTGCCGTCAAAGATGCCTACGACGACTTT CAACGACACAGCAGCGATTCGCAAGTAAATAATAGAAGATCGCAAACTCTACGGGGGACAAATTTGAGGGTGGAAAAATGGTCTCAGGTCCAAGTGGGTGATGTAATAAGAATGGAGAACGATCAATTTGTCGCTGCCGATGTGCTGTTACTTTCAACGAGCGAACCAAATGGCCTCTGTTACATCGAGACGGCGGAACTCGATGG GGAGACGAATCTCAAGTGTCGACAGTGCTTGATCGAGACGGCCGAGATGATGGACAACAACGAACTTGTTGGGGAATTCGATGGCGAAATAGTCTGCGAAACTCCAAACAATCTTTTGAACAAGTTTGACGGGACGCTCACGTGGAGGGGTAACAG ATACGTGCTCGACAACGACAAAATAATCCTGAGGGGTTGCGTGTTGAGGAACACGCAATGGTGCTACGGCGTGGTGATCTTTGCTGGCAGAGACACGAAGCTCATGCAAAACTCGGGAAAGACGAAATTCAAGAGGACTTCGATCGACAGACTGCTTAATCTCCTCATCATCGGAATAGTATTCTTCTTGCTGTCATTGTGCGCATTCTGCATGATCGGTTGCGGAATATGGGAGAGCCTCGTCGGACGTTATTTTCAAGTGTATTTACCGTGGGACTCGCTGGTTCCGAGTGAGCCGCTCGGTGGTGCAACCGTGATAGCTCTCCTCGTTTTCTTCTCTTACTCAATCGTATTGAACACCGTCGTACCAATCAGTCTTTACGTCAGTGTCGAGGTTATTAGATTTGTACAATCCTTTCTAATCAATTGGGACGAGGAAATGTATCACGCCCCGACCAACACCCACGCTAAGGCAAGGACTACGACTCTTAACGAGGAACTTGGACAgattgaatatattttttctgacAAAACGGGAACTTTGACGCAAAATATAATGACTTTTAACAAGTGCTCGGTCGCGGGTAAAAGTTACGGAGACATAATCGACGACGTTACCGGTGAAGTCATCGATCTCAGCGAG AAAGTGGCGAAAACTATCCCGACGGGGGGGACGATGCATTGGAAAAACGGCCAGGAATTTGTGCATCGAGTTAATAGCCCGATTAGCGGTGCAAACGCGCGTCTACTGGAACAAGCGGATGGAATGTCGAGCACGACGCCGGAGCCCAACATCATCGAAGGTTCTACGCTTCACGCAGAGTCCTCA ACCGTGCCACCGCTGGATTTCTCCTTCAACAAGGATTACGAGGAAGATTTCAAATTCTACGATCCGGCGCTCCTGGAAGCAGTGAGAAAGGACAACGAGGACGTTCACAGTTTCTTTCGTCTGTTGGCTCTCTGTCATACGGTAATGCCCGAAGAGAAACATGGGAGACTCGAGTATCAGGCACAATCGCCCGACGAAGCGGCCCTCGTCTCAGCAGCGAGAAACTTTGGCTTCGTATTTCGTGAACGCTCGCCAAACAGCATAACGATCGACGTTGCCGAAAATCGTGAGGTTTACGAATTGTTGTGTATCCTCGATTTCAATAACGTGAGAAAACGAATGTCCGTAATATTGCGTAGAAATGGGCATTTGCGACTCTATTGCAAAGGCGCTGATAACGTTATTTACGAGAGACTGAAGAGCGACAGCGAGGATATTAAGAACAAGACGCTCGAGCATCTTAATAAATTTGCGGGAGAAGGACTCCGGACCCTTTGTCTTTCCGTACGCGATCTCGATGAGAGCTTTTTTAATGACTGGAAACAAAGGCATCAGGAAGCCGCAGTTAGCACAGAGGATCGCGACGACAAACTCGACGCGATATACGAGGAAATCGAAAAAGACATGACGCTTCTCGGTGCGACTGCTATAGAGGATAAATTGCAGGACGGTGTGCCTCAGTCCATTGCTAATTTGGGTCTCGCTGGTATCAAACTTTGGGTTCTTACCGGTGACAAACAGG AAACGGCTATAAACATTGGCTACTCTTGCCAACTGCTCACCGATGATCTCACGGATGTATTTATCGTCGACGCGACGACTTACGATGGTGTAGAGACCCAGTTGACACGGTTTCTCGAAACAATAAAGACGGCCTCGAATCATCAAAACAGGCCGGCTCTCTCCATCGTCACATTCAGGTGGGACAAGGAAAG CAGCGATACAGACTACAACCACAGGGATGAGCCTGAAGAACACGAACCAGAATTGCCGACCGGATTTGCCGTCGTTATCAACGGACATTCTCTCGTCCACGCGCTCCATCCACAGCTTGAATTGCTCTTTCTCGAAGTCTCCAGCCAAT GCAAATCAGTAATATGCTGCCGCGTAACGCCGCTTCAAAAGGCAATGGTCGTCGAATTGATTAAAAAGAACAAAGAAGCAGTAACACTAGCTATCGGGGATGGTGCGAACGACGTCTCGATGATAAAAGCGGCCCACATCGGCGTCGGGATCAGCGGTCAAGAGGGCCTCCAAGCTGTCTTGGCTTCGGACTATTCGATAGGACAATTTAGATTTTTAGAGAGACTGCTGCTCGTCCACGGCCGATGGTCGTATTATAGAATGTGTAAATTTCTTAGGTACTTTTTTTACAAGAACTTTGCCTTCACCCTGTGTCACATCTGGTTTGCCTTCTTTTGTGGATTCAGCGCACAG ACCGTATTCGATCCAATGTACATTTCTGTCTATAATCTGTTTTACACGTCACTGCCAGTCTTGTCCGTCGGTATATTCGATCAGGACGTCAATGACAAAAACAGTTTATTGTATCCGAAGCTGTACACACCGGGACATAAAAATTTGCTCTTCAATAAGAAGGAATTTTGTTGGAGCGCTCTGCATGGATTTTTTGCCAGTTGTGTCCTTTTTTTGGTACCTTACG gAACTTACAAGGACGGAGTGTCGCCCAAGGGCTATGTACTTTCCGATCACATGTTGCTGGGCAGCGTGGTAGCTACTATATTAGTCATAGTCGTTACGGTTCAAATAGCTCTGGACACATCCTATTGGACGATTGTCAATCATATTATGGTGTGGGGCTCGGTCATATGGTATTTCATTCTAGATTATTTCTACAATTTCATCATAGGCGGGAGTTACGTCGGTAGTCTTACAATG GCAATGTCCGAAGCGACTTTCTGGTTCACAACGGTAATAACGTGTATAATACTTGTGATACCAGTCCTCTCGTGGAGATTCTTCTTCATAGACGTAAGGCCAACGTTGTCAGACAGAGTTCGTCTCAAGCAGAGACTCGCGCAATTGCGTTCTCGACAGAGTCAGGATATACTGCGTACACCTTCGACAAGGCGTACCCGAAGATCCCTACGTTCAGGTTACGCGTTTGCCCATCAAGAAGGTTTCGGAAGGCTCATAACTTCTGGAAAAATAATGCGGAAATTGCCGAACGGCTCGGACTTCAAGTTCGCGATGCCATTCACGAACAACGTCTCGAAGCAAGTGAATGTCGCGACAACTTCGCCCAAGGACAGTGCCTCGCGCAACTCTCACAGCTTGGACACTATTAATCTGTGA